ctgattattttttcatcactAAGTGTGACAACCTCTATAAAAAGCATTCGGCACAAATCAAGGATGACTATTTTTTTCCAAAGCGGAAATATTTGGCTGTAAATCACAGAAACAGCATATTAGCACAAACATCTtataccagctgtcaagcatggtgctaatctgggcttgttttgcagccacagaaccTGGACATCTTGGAGTCACTGAGCTGACCACGAACatctctgtataccaaagtattttaGAGTAAAATATAGCATACACAGCAAAATACAGCAAAAGCCTGGCTAAAACTGGGTTATCAACATCATAATAATTCCAAGCACAAATCTAcagcagaatggctgaaaaagaaaagaattaagaTGCTGCAGTGGACCAAAGTCCAACCTGATTGCTATGGTGCGACCTTAATCTCCATGTTTAGCCTGACCTTCCAAGCTTCTTTTATTGCAGCAACTACAATTTCATTTTCTCAGAGTGCACCTTAATATCATACTGCACACTACGACaaaaattactttatttactaCAGAGCACTATTTTCATGTCACACTGGTGTGATACACTGCTTACCTGTCATTTTATATGACATCTCTCTGTAGTGTGTGAGGTCTTCTCCTTTAACCAGCACCAGCTCAGGACATTTCTCCTTAGCATCAGTCACAGACATCAGCTTGTTGACACCCCTCTCCCTTGCCACATAGTTACAGGTGACTATGATGTACTTCTGCTGTATACCTGATGATATGAGAGTCATTTGGAAGCTTTggcacaaatgtttttttttacacttttttcttttgcagcttttaTAGCATGCAAGTTTACCTAACGGGACTTCTCTCAGTGCAGGGTTTCTGATCATTTCCACCTGAGCATAGAAGCAGTCCaggtcaaaatgcaaaatgactTTGTGTGCAGGTACTCGCGTTTTACTGATGCTTGGTCCTGAAACACACATTATATGTACAACAGTTACCATATCTCGAACTCTGAAAGTCACATGAAAGCAAAGAGCAACTGTCAGATTTCAGTTTCAGACTGCCTAGCTTAAGTTTCCAAGTTTacctgaagcagcagcagcaggggggCTATGTGTCGGTGAATCCACGAAACTGTTCCTCCACTCGTTttcatcctcctcatcctcgCTGTTTTCCATCTCAAAGCTcgtaaatgtaatacattttgcTGAAATATAGACTGCTACAactactgctgctgttgttgtcgtAATAGTTCTTTCATTGTAGGTCCCAATTCAGTTACGTGCAACGTTGCCATCTCTCGACATGGAGGGGTTACTGCAACGCAGCAACTACCAAAAAAAGTTtctataaatgcatttttttttttaaatttacaaacacaataaataaaattaaaattttaaatgttacgGAATACTGTGTTATTTGAAGGTATTAAAATTGGTTTTTCGACAGTCGTCACGCGACCTGACCACAACGTATATAAACAAGGCTGACGTCACCTGATGTCGGAGGCTTCAACTGCTAACGTCCGTTTGTTAATTataaaaaaatctgaggaaaaaaagtgcgGAAAGTAGCTAATGTTTCCTTCTTCGGGCTTTTTTGCTGATATAAACTGTCCCTTCTCACAACATGGGCGTTGTGAGCGGCCTCACTGTTTATACAAACATCCTACAAAGCAGGCGCGGGACTGGTTTGCTGTCTCATTTGAATCATCCAAAGTGGACTTCACAGGTCAGTGCTTCAACTATGCCAACTGACTTCGAACAGCTTGTGCATTAGCTTGCCGTTTTACCTGTTAAAAAGGTTTAATTGTTTAAGAAAAACCCCATAAACCCTGGGAATTATAAGAAGCTTTTAAATCGATTAAAAGGGTTTTAACGTTACAGGTGTAAGGACAagtgttttcttaaaaaaaaaaaaaaaacttctaccATCTACCTTGTGTTCTTTAAAAGTTCTATTTTGTCACTAAAGGGGCACGATAGGATCTTCACACATCAAATAGCACAAAAACTAAATGGCAAATTATCAAGCTGTCACTTACATTTAAGTAAATACTTATCCTGTTTCATATTCACGTTGAACAGAAGAACAGAGGCCTTATACGGGCTGTGGAGATGACTGCCTTCATGAGCTGGAGCGGATCAACAAGGAGATTGAATCTGTAAGGCATGAGGTGGAGCAAGAGCGGATGCGACTGTCACGTTACCAGACTGTACAAGCAGACCGCATAAACAACAAGCCTGCTTCCAAGCGTGAGAGTAAAACTGTAGACAGAAAAGCTTATGGGCCATCGTCTCGCACAGATTTTACTAAAGCACACCAGCGAGGAAAGAAGTATGTGGTTGACAACTCAAAACCGAGGACTGATTTGGAGTATGACCCACTGTCCAACTTTTCTGCAGACTTGCTCTCTTTCAGCTCATTGACAAAGGACCAGAAGTTGAAAAGTAGACAAGTAAAAGACAAAAGTCCAAAAAACACTGCCCCATGTATTGATAAAGAACCATTTGCGTATCAGGCTCCGATTTCCCGATCACCATCTCCGGAGGCACTTGATGTTTCTTCTGAAGGTGAAGACCTAATTATTGATGTTCCTCCTTCTCCTGACAAAACTGGTCAGAGAACTGCTAAGTCTGTAGCAGGTAAATCCTCTCAGGTGACAGCAGTGGAGGTaacggaggaaaaaaaagaacctaATTTACCTGATTCTCCATCACGACACTATAAAATACCTCTGTCTTCATCAGATTCAAATAAAACTCATCATTATGTTGAAAACAGTCAAGCTTTACTAACTATACTTGCTGACAAAGAGTCTGAAGATCTAAAAAATGGTGGCAATGTAGTGGACTTAGCAGAAAGTCCAGAAGACCTTGTAAATGAATGTCAAAAAATTACCAAATCTGTATTGGAGAAGATCCCCGAACAACAAGATCACAACCTGAACAATCCTCAGTGTGACCTGCTCAGTATCTTTGAGAAAATTAATCAGCAGGAGACACCCAGGAATTTACTTTTTTGTAAATCTCCAGCCTCTAACTCATCACGCAGGCAAGTGCCTCAGGACAGAGTTCAAAGTCACAGCTGTTCTGAAAAAAGTACACCGTCAGCAGTGATAGGAAACCAGAAAAAGTCAAGCAAAATGTCAGGACAGACACAGGGAATAGCTGCTGACGGTCCTAACCTGCCTCTAGAGCAAGCAGAACAAGGGTCGGAGAACAGCGAGTTTGAGGGTCGGCATGTTTTGTCAACTTCTGTCAGCTCACAACTCGGAGCCGAACCGTGTTCTGAGCAGAATTTGGTGACGGTAAATACTGAAGAGATCATATTAATCAACTCCAGctctgatgaagaggaggaggaagggctCAACCATTCAGGAATGGAGCTCTCAGACAGCGACCCAATGGAGGAATGCTACAGGATCTTCATGGAGGCAAACAATGAGGAAAAAGGAACTGAAGAGACTCCTGGTGCACATGTAAGTAGCCTGTAGAGACTGCAAATTCATTATGAAGAAAttcttttgagaatataaagattttttttctctccccttgTATTTCTTAGTTAGGGGCTGTGGATGCAGAGAAGATGGAGGTAAATGTCACACCCAAGGGATTACCAGGAAGGAAAAGAGTGGCTCATGAAGCCAAACAAACAGAGGTAGGTACAGTCCAGTCTcatagcaaaatgtgttttttaaagacaggagatgtctttttttaaaatccaaaacactgtttttattgCCTAAACAGTATTTTAATACCCAAGCCTAACCTAGTAGTTTTTAATAATGATAACAAATTTTAATTGAATAAcgtattaaaaataatatgacagaaatgtgggggaaaaaaatcaccatGCTTGGCAGATGAAAGGTCACACTCAGGAACATTAAAAAGTAGGGTTGGCCATTTATGTCCATAATGACTCACTAGAAGTCGTGGCCTTTTTCTTAAGATCTGTTGTGACATGATGTAAGTTGACTAATCTTTACCCAGGATTGCATAATCAAAGTTAAGCATGTGTTTTGAATGACCTCCTCTGTGCAGCAGCCAGTAGCTAAGAGCAGGCCTCAGCCGCAGGTTTTGGTTCCACTCTGTGAGCCAGTAACTTCAGGATTTGGCTCTAGACCCTCTGTCAGTTCCAAAACCCAGCAGGTTCAGCAGAGAGCCTCCACTCCGACTGTTTCAGTTAAAGGTGGGCAGGCTTTTGTTTCCTCCACCTCTCAGAAGAAACCAGAGACCCAGTTTACACCTTCTGTTTTAACTCAAAACCCTGCAACCCTCCAGCCTGTGCGCAATGGTAAGTATCTGTTGGCAGTAGTAGTGATGATTGTTTAGTTCTTAGACACATTAAGAATAAAAAATGCAAGAGCATGATAACGTGTAAATTAGATTAGATCCAGATTACTGTCATTGAGATAGTATAACTCAAAAGATGAAATGCAGTTTGGCATCTAATCTGAAGTGCAAACAATGTAGgtacatatgtatatacaaTAATGTATACAAAAACCATTccaataaacaaatgaaagcacTTCattgaaattgtatttttgtgtttgataTAGAAAGTTTTATCACTAAAGCATACTTGCATTGCTCTGTGTAGCTCTATCATCCTTTCTTAAACTTCTGTGCaagttgtgtattttttttttttaaattattggcaCAGTACAAGTAAACCATGTCTAGTATGAGTATGCTCTTACTAGCTTTTCCTCAGTACACATTTTTTCTGTTCCATAGCTTTTGTGAACTATATACCTTTGGGACCAGCTGTTATTGAAGTGGGCAACAACTTGCATTTGATCCTTCCAGACGGTGCCTTCCCTGTGCCCATTTCTTCCAATTCCAATCCAGTTACTCCAGTTTTAACTCCAATAAATCAGGTTCACACAAGGGCCCTTGCtataaaacaaacataccaTCCACATGCAGTTACTCCTATGCATCCTATGCAGCGATGCCGCCTGGCAGCACCAGTGCTCATTCCTGCTGTTGCACGCAAACCTTTACTAAACTCTACTTTTACATCTGCATCTTTACGTTCAAGTTCAACTATTTCTACTGTTCCTCAAAATTCTGGTCAAGCTTCTGCAAAGGTAAGAACTTCAACTAAACCTGGATCGTCAGTACAAGTTAGAAATGCTTAACCCACTTAATAAATATTATGTGGTTCTGTCCCCACAGCCGTTGCCTGCTAAACGAAAACTGAAGCAGCAGTGTGAGGCTGCCAAAGACAAAGTGCCCCATGATGTCAGACAGCGGTATGTCAACATGTTTACGGAGGAGTTCCTCAAAACGACACCCAATGTTAAT
This genomic stretch from Astatotilapia calliptera chromosome 12, fAstCal1.2, whole genome shotgun sequence harbors:
- the LOC113034405 gene encoding RNA exonuclease 1 homolog isoform X2, whose translation is MFPSSGFFADINCPFSQHGRCERPHCLYKHPTKQARDWFAVSFESSKVDFTEEQRPYTGCGDDCLHELERINKEIESVRHEVEQERMRLSRYQTVQADRINNKPASKRESKTVDRKAYGPSSRTDFTKAHQRGKKYVVDNSKPRTDLEYDPLSNFSADLLSFSSLTKDQKLKSRQVKDKSPKNTAPCIDKEPFAYQAPISRSPSPEALDVSSEGEDLIIDVPPSPDKTGQRTAKSVAGKSSQVTAVEVTEEKKEPNLPDSPSRHYKIPLSSSDSNKTHHYVENSQALLTILADKESEDLKNGGNVVDLAESPEDLVNECQKITKSVLEKIPEQQDHNLNNPQCDLLSIFEKINQQETPRNLLFCKSPASNSSRRQVPQDRVQSHSCSEKSTPSAVIGNQKKSSKMSGQTQGIAADGPNLPLEQAEQGSENSEFEGRHVLSTSVSSQLGAEPCSEQNLVTVNTEEIILINSSSDEEEEEGLNHSGMELSDSDPMEECYRIFMEANNEEKGTEETPGAHLGAVDAEKMEVNVTPKGLPGRKRVAHEAKQTEQPVAKSRPQPQVLVPLCEPVTSGFGSRPSVSSKTQQVQQRASTPTVSVKGGQAFVSSTSQKKPETQFTPSVLTQNPATLQPVRNAFVNYIPLGPAVIEVGNNLHLILPDGAFPVPISSNSNPVTPVLTPINQVHTRALAIKQTYHPHAVTPMHPMQRCRLAAPVLIPAVARKPLLNSTFTSASLRSSSTISTVPQNSGQASAKPLPAKRKLKQQCEAAKDKVPHDVRQRYVNMFTEEFLKTTPNVNDAFEKALAEEKTVYNRSVNKLKYMSVAVNALKRLKSQSTVAAKDENKVYSQKRKGNMPLNPTKFKGNYDMALYESLKDYILTDEKLIESNYPVQHPEKCGSAVLFAEKKVSPDALKRICCRCGATYSVSQSGKHIRKEECNYHYGKGVENRVPGGVETRYSCCQGVMGAPGCQVFKLHVHDALSLDGFVSTISRGPSDRSCPGVYSLDCEMCYTVHGLELSRVTVVNSSLEVVYDTFVKPENEVIDYNTRFSGVSEEDVKGHHASLRDVQETLLSFINADTVLVGHCLETDLCLLKLLHGMVVDTSVVFPHRLGPPHKLTLNKLTAEYLRRIIQESVCGHDTAEDATACMELMLWKVKEDGKLKK
- the LOC113034405 gene encoding RNA exonuclease 1 homolog isoform X3, which encodes MFPSSGFFADINCPFSQHGRCERPHCLYKHPTKQARDWFAVSFESSKVDFTEEQRPYTGCGDDCLHELERINKEIESVRHEVEQERMRLSRYQTVQADRINNKPASKRESKTVDRKAYGPSSRTDFTKAHQRGKKYVVDNSKPRTDLEYDPLSNFSADLLSFSSLTKDQKLKSRQVKDKSPKNTAPCIDKEPFAYQAPISRSPSPEALDVSSEGEDLIIDVPPSPDKTGQRTAKSVAGKSSQVTAVEVTEEKKEPNLPDSPSRHYKIPLSSSDSNKTHHYVENSQALLTILADKESEDLKNGGNVVDLAESPEDLVNECQKITKSVLEKIPEQQDHNLNNPQCDLLSIFEKINQQETPRNLLFCKSPASNSSRRQVPQDRVQSHSCSEKSTPSAVIGNQKKSSKMSGQTQGIAADGPNLPLEQAEQGSENSEFEGRHVLSTSVSSQLGAEPCSEQNLVTVNTEEIILINSSSDEEEEEGLNHSGMELSDSDPMEECYRIFMEANNEEKGTEETPGAHLGAVDAEKMEVNVTPKGLPGRKRVAHEAKQTEPVAKSRPQPQVLVPLCEPVTSGFGSRPSVSSKTQQVQQRASTPTVSVKGGQAFVSSTSQKKPETQFTPSVLTQNPATLQPVRNAFVNYIPLGPAVIEVGNNLHLILPDGAFPVPISSNSNPVTPVLTPINQVHTRALAIKQTYHPHAVTPMHPMQRCRLAAPVLIPAVARKPLLNSTFTSASLRSSSTISTVPQNSGQASAKPLPAKRKLKQQCEAAKDKVPHDVRQRYVNMFTEEFLKTTPNVNDAFEKALAEEKTVYNRSVNKLKYMSVAVNALKRLKSQSTVAAKDENKVYSQKRKGNMPLNPTKFKGNSDDMALYESLKDYILTDEKLIESNYPVQHPEKCGSAVLFAEKKVSPDALKRICCRCGATYSVSQSGKHIRKEECNYHYGKGVENRVPGGVETRYSCCQGVMGAPGCQVFKLHVHDALSLDGFVSTISRGPSDRSCPGVYSLDCEMCYTVHGLELSRVTVVNSSLEVVYDTFVKPENEVIDYNTRFSGVSEEDVKGHHASLRDVQETLLSFINADTVLVGHCLETDLCLLKLLHGMVVDTSVVFPHRLGPPHKLTLNKLTAEYLRRIIQESVCGHDTAEDATACMELMLWKVKEDGKLKK
- the LOC113034405 gene encoding RNA exonuclease 1 homolog isoform X1, yielding MFPSSGFFADINCPFSQHGRCERPHCLYKHPTKQARDWFAVSFESSKVDFTEEQRPYTGCGDDCLHELERINKEIESVRHEVEQERMRLSRYQTVQADRINNKPASKRESKTVDRKAYGPSSRTDFTKAHQRGKKYVVDNSKPRTDLEYDPLSNFSADLLSFSSLTKDQKLKSRQVKDKSPKNTAPCIDKEPFAYQAPISRSPSPEALDVSSEGEDLIIDVPPSPDKTGQRTAKSVAGKSSQVTAVEVTEEKKEPNLPDSPSRHYKIPLSSSDSNKTHHYVENSQALLTILADKESEDLKNGGNVVDLAESPEDLVNECQKITKSVLEKIPEQQDHNLNNPQCDLLSIFEKINQQETPRNLLFCKSPASNSSRRQVPQDRVQSHSCSEKSTPSAVIGNQKKSSKMSGQTQGIAADGPNLPLEQAEQGSENSEFEGRHVLSTSVSSQLGAEPCSEQNLVTVNTEEIILINSSSDEEEEEGLNHSGMELSDSDPMEECYRIFMEANNEEKGTEETPGAHLGAVDAEKMEVNVTPKGLPGRKRVAHEAKQTEQPVAKSRPQPQVLVPLCEPVTSGFGSRPSVSSKTQQVQQRASTPTVSVKGGQAFVSSTSQKKPETQFTPSVLTQNPATLQPVRNAFVNYIPLGPAVIEVGNNLHLILPDGAFPVPISSNSNPVTPVLTPINQVHTRALAIKQTYHPHAVTPMHPMQRCRLAAPVLIPAVARKPLLNSTFTSASLRSSSTISTVPQNSGQASAKPLPAKRKLKQQCEAAKDKVPHDVRQRYVNMFTEEFLKTTPNVNDAFEKALAEEKTVYNRSVNKLKYMSVAVNALKRLKSQSTVAAKDENKVYSQKRKGNMPLNPTKFKGNSDDMALYESLKDYILTDEKLIESNYPVQHPEKCGSAVLFAEKKVSPDALKRICCRCGATYSVSQSGKHIRKEECNYHYGKGVENRVPGGVETRYSCCQGVMGAPGCQVFKLHVHDALSLDGFVSTISRGPSDRSCPGVYSLDCEMCYTVHGLELSRVTVVNSSLEVVYDTFVKPENEVIDYNTRFSGVSEEDVKGHHASLRDVQETLLSFINADTVLVGHCLETDLCLLKLLHGMVVDTSVVFPHRLGPPHKLTLNKLTAEYLRRIIQESVCGHDTAEDATACMELMLWKVKEDGKLKK